Part of the Deltaproteobacteria bacterium genome, GTCTCAAACAGGTCAATGGCTGCCTGATCCCTGCCCGTGGTCCACCATCCGAAACTCCACATATTTCCTCCTTGTCCAATGCAATATCCGCCTGCAGTGCCGGCGCTGCCCTGATCCCCACCTTAAAGAAGCACGTTCTTATCCAGAATATTTGACAGCGTTACAAAGTTTTTAATGCTCAAGACCTCTGCCCGGTATCCCGGATCTATCCCGCAGATCTTCAGCGCATGAAGTATTTCGTCCTGGGAAAAAGGGGGCAGTCCCTTAAGGGCGTTTATCAGCTTCTTTCGTCTCTTCTGAAATGCCTTCCTGACAATATTCTTAAAAAGTGCGAAATCCGTTGCGACTATAACAGGCTCTCTGAATTCCAATTGCACCAAGGTAGAGGTGACCTTGGTACGGGGGCGGAAAAGGCCCGGCGGTATGTCCATTAATCTGGCGACATCGGCGCAATATCCGGTAATTACTGATAATATTCCGTAAGCCTTGCTTCCCGGACGTGATGCGAGGCGCTCGGCTACTTCCTTTTGAAGCATCAATATAGCCCGGTCTATATGATTACGTTCCTCAATCAGCTTAAATATTATCTGGCTTGAAATATTATAGGGCAGGTTGCCGATTATCTTGAGGGGGCCTCCCAGTTCTTCCGCAAGGCCCTGAAAAGAGACCCTGAGGATGTCCGAATGACGCAATTCCACATTCCATGGCAGGGGTCGCTTTTCGCGCACCCATTTGATCAGCCTTTCGTCTATCTCAAGGCCTGTAACCTTGGAGGCCTTTTTTGAAAGCTCCCTGGTCAGGGTCCCGAGCCCTACACCCAATTCTACTACTCGATCTCCGGGCTGTATGCCGGACAGTCTCACTATGGTCTCAATTGTGCCTTGATGGACAAGAAAGTTTTGACCAAGGGAGCGTTTCGGCCGTGGAAAGCCTGGTTTATGGATACCAGGTTGCAGGATATCTCTTTGCCGGGTCATGAATCATCAGGGCTGGCTTTAATAATACGATCCATTCGTTTTTTCTGACGATGGATGTATAAATGCAGGGCTGAGAAATAGGATGCTGCTGCAAACGGAAGGGAAAAGACTACGCCTCCGAGCACCACAGATCCCATTGACTTAAAGCTGTCTATGTATATCAATTTTACTGCTTCGAATATATTTGCATCACGGGCCATATCCATGAGGTGCTTTACATGTTCCCAGGAAAACGAGCTGCCTGTAAGTATGGTACCCACTTTCCAGGATACATAGTACTGGAAGGGAATGGTAAGCGGATTGCTTACCATGAGGCTGACGATGAGTCCGGCCACAAGATGACCCCTTCCGGCAGCGCAAAGAAAGATTATGAGTATGGTGTGGAAGGGAATTGTGGGTGTAAGTCCGATAAAAGTCCCTATAGCGATACCCCGCGCGAGAATGAATGGATCCCCTCTCAGCCTCACTAAACGAAGCCACTGATATCT contains:
- the rsmA gene encoding ribosomal RNA small subunit methyltransferase A, encoding MTRQRDILQPGIHKPGFPRPKRSLGQNFLVHQGTIETIVRLSGIQPGDRVVELGVGLGTLTRELSKKASKVTGLEIDERLIKWVREKRPLPWNVELRHSDILRVSFQGLAEELGGPLKIIGNLPYNISSQIIFKLIEERNHIDRAILMLQKEVAERLASRPGSKAYGILSVITGYCADVARLMDIPPGLFRPRTKVTSTLVQLEFREPVIVATDFALFKNIVRKAFQKRRKKLINALKGLPPFSQDEILHALKICGIDPGYRAEVLSIKNFVTLSNILDKNVLL